A genome region from Amblyraja radiata isolate CabotCenter1 chromosome 4, sAmbRad1.1.pri, whole genome shotgun sequence includes the following:
- the LOC116972414 gene encoding cytochrome b-c1 complex subunit 7 isoform X2, which produces MSARTSVKATANLFLKFQKWYFNAAGYNKLGLLRDDTLYEDDDVKEAVRRLPENLYNDRNFRIKRALDLSVKQIILPKDMWLKYEQDERYLQPYLKEVICERKEREEWNRK; this is translated from the exons ATGTCGGCGCGGACTTCAG TCAAAGCAACAGCTAATTTGTTTCTGAAGTTTCAGAAATGGTACTTTAATGCTGCCGGATACAACAAGTTGG GCCTTTTGCGGGATGACACATTGTACGAGGATGATGACGTGAAGGAGGCTGTGAGGAGGTTGCCTGAGAATCTTTACAATGACAGAAACTTCCGCATAAAGCGAGCTCTGGACTTGAGTGTGAAGCAGATCATCCTTCCAAAAGATATGTGGCTAAAGTACGAACAG GATGAACGCTACCTACAGCCATACCTTAAAGAGGTTATTTGTGAACGAAAGGAAAGAGAAGAATGGAATAGGAAATAA
- the LOC116972414 gene encoding cytochrome b-c1 complex subunit 7 isoform X1 — MFSILPIVKATANLFLKFQKWYFNAAGYNKLGLLRDDTLYEDDDVKEAVRRLPENLYNDRNFRIKRALDLSVKQIILPKDMWLKYEQDERYLQPYLKEVICERKEREEWNRK; from the exons ATGTTCTCTATTCTTCCCATAGTCAAAGCAACAGCTAATTTGTTTCTGAAGTTTCAGAAATGGTACTTTAATGCTGCCGGATACAACAAGTTGG GCCTTTTGCGGGATGACACATTGTACGAGGATGATGACGTGAAGGAGGCTGTGAGGAGGTTGCCTGAGAATCTTTACAATGACAGAAACTTCCGCATAAAGCGAGCTCTGGACTTGAGTGTGAAGCAGATCATCCTTCCAAAAGATATGTGGCTAAAGTACGAACAG GATGAACGCTACCTACAGCCATACCTTAAAGAGGTTATTTGTGAACGAAAGGAAAGAGAAGAATGGAATAGGAAATAA